A single region of the Acanthopagrus latus isolate v.2019 chromosome 11, fAcaLat1.1, whole genome shotgun sequence genome encodes:
- the erich3 gene encoding glutamate-rich protein 3 isoform X2, which produces MSHLSPGLISAYNSLTDKHLAGYFSNTRIRRHLHRAGLITRSGRIVPEKEYRHKLMQRAHQRHVRECLAQAIFHKVLEMERVHQIEIKRRLEEFARRERVHKIKVDRCKRYEEDIIRILSPRPPTGARAIRKQHSGPEGEHSESSESPGSSRPNTAPGKMQRPVRLKPIHSNSTTASLRRSSPYRPLDSSNENDQPFNCTMESRRRLNTKEASRDISPYCLPVINNFVTPVPPATKRKERGLKVNASGTLRGRRLRPTTASSGADVNEDPPMLRSSVHQSRVAVNMTYFGKSVHLSHDLSDMRDEVKVFQQHCGGENLCVYKGMLREGETFQFISRRHRGYPFSLTFFLNGLQVERLSSCCEFKHRKGSRLGGRHGHFGFSHVERASPCYKCIIAMGLDKKPTPPPKRVREDGGREESLISLKDAPELKTERDGEDAASHSEGETSQQQDMEIQVKEETAAVEDKVRDDYEEDFEADDEGPVEDAAAREKKSPSPSSETQEQVKERDASETEDDEKDEDIKSRSGSSSPGSEQEESDTEAVRDSREDEKADQPQEVHQEETAVPLDETEPATETEAAAAKDSDTHNSAGDSTEIDISDTNVPSENKQSDDTSGDREVEKTVDECEQEEEPERAKSVQEKLAEAILKESHCSSEPELSDTSTEEEEDSASKASAQDNKDAVPEKSVACTEQQQTLAEETKCEDEDVGGEAEALVPDLDETSDPKEQEVETEQKPQQNGEGKVKTDEEDEKAASEENTTENNKSEDTALPPVSEEEMAEDGKTSEPQEDAAAKPNDAAEKDEEEPGVEAEAQPDETGQGAQTSKEDESSVSGPNKKTDETAAADNAEAEAMTESETMEMKAEPSEEREALDCEEAPVTDTEERQQGDSEDRAASETEVTAENLSSSLEGSGDTTVEKTAETSGDNAKDESSKDDIKEEGAEDVSAAEAKVDDEQRERCDEGEVQTEKSVELDNKAEEKCEEEGKEGEKQTDPAEITEGHSSEESKEDDKEETLGGENSESKKVERVEDGENTSQLTKSDSNTEGKANEQAENTPGEEVAVEEKEDESEKTEKDEDRECVKNENGEQESEEKATATDATNEGEKMSEPNTAANEGKDDEPEKDQNENNAEQSEAAKNEDDEESEEKKVASDETAAGAETSEIAEEPEKSAEADFDKDHVKISDGNIVESEDVGDCEAANAADEPEATPNNGMEGEDVTKGADKGGDNSDSGKIDAENGEISAGAEIKTHEDEGEAQTDGKNDAKTEEETENKIKTEEDESTEVEEVTVESGDGAEKHEDNKVSQGSDTDVVESGAKEGDEGVEKQDEPTENSCEPETSGTETKEESKSDDRKEGEKRNQDENGNISDPDHVNRETGVIKMNDNLQGNNDEVIVASTSDQGQSSTPLDDTAPDESSEPSQTDKHPQVGENTSVVDLSAATDGENGDTEEASKASEEGASVLLKPQAQPSPLSQNNKTENTEEGDAVGKETPEALATEDSKDLVKNWVTMHQKSKFFETFVEPLEDFKESEAKVSNPDEEATQPTVPQTSESPLKMVKVSENAEKEQTVRDIIETKDETEDEAVESSHAEDAKKDPVEDTEETEVQELIPEAESEQNDKESVKGRGQEENKESEGSLKEDQVQEGLTQNTEQTDIDKTEVESIAGTHHSVTSGRRESVSENQAEEKTTDGPNEPDLSENQTTVEEIKGLLPSSETEEHHEHSTGPEGLAELKTSELKETEGTWERSREITEITDFTEDGSHEESPPEETRPKPSDESISGDRGGVQLIRDIPHTLSKDRLSTFSVDETLFGRSSHPLLTAARTESGH; this is translated from the exons ATGAGTCACCTCAGCCCGGG ACTTATTTCAGCCTACAACAGTCTCACAGACAAGCATCTCGCTGGATACTTCAGCAACACTCGGATCAGGAGACACCTGCACAGAGCCGGACTG ATCACCCGGAGTGGCCGTATTGTTCCAGAGAAGGAGTACAGACACAAGCTGATGCAGAGAGCCCACCAGAGACACGTTCGAGAATGTCTGGCCCAGGCCATTTTCCACAAGGTTCTGGAGATGGAG CGTGTCCACCAAATAGAGATCAAAAGGAGACTGGAGGAGTTTGCAAGGAGGGAAAGAGTGCACAAGATCAAG GTGGATCGTTGTAAAAGGTACGAAGAAGACATCATCCGCATCCTGTCACCACGCCCACCCACGGGTGCCAGAGCCATCCGAAAACAGCACTCTGGGCCAGAGGGGGAGCACTCTGAATCCTCTGAGTCC CCGGGCTCATCTCGACCCAACACGGCTCCGGGGAAGATGCAGAGGCCGGTGCGTCTGAAGCCGATCCACAGTAACAGCACCACCGCGTCGCTCAGGCGCAGCTCCCCTTACAGACCCCTCGATTCCTCCAATGAGAACGACCAGCCATTCAACTGCACT ATGGAGTCCCGCAGACGTTTGAACACAAAGGAGGCCTCTCGAGACATCTCACCCTACTGCCTCCCCGTCATCAACAACTTTGTCACACCAGTGCCTCCAGCCacgaagaggaaggagagggggcTAAAGGTCAATGCCAGCGGCACGCTCAGAGGCCGCAGACTGCGTCCTACCACTGCCTCCAGCGGAGCTGACGTCAATGAG GACCCCCCCATGCTGAGGAGCTCTGTGCACCAGAGCAGAGTTGCTGTGAACATGACGTACTTTGGCAAATCTGTGCATCTCTCCCACGACCTGAGTGACATGAGGGATGAGGTCAAAGTGTTTCAGCAACACTGTGGAGGAGAGAACCTGTGTGTTTACAAGGGCATGCTCCGCGAGGGAG AGACCTTCCAGTTTATCTCCAGGCGACACAGAGGCTACCCTTTCAGTCTGACCTTCTTCCTGAATGGGCTGCAGGTGGAGCGCCTGAGCTCCTGCTGTGAGTTCAAACACAGGAAGGGCTCCAGACTTGGCGGCAGGCACGGACACTTTGGCTTCTCCCATGTAGAGAGGGCCTCCCCCTGCTACAA GTGCATCATAGCTATGGGATTGGATAAAAAGCCCACTCCTCCACCAAAGAGGGTCAGAGAGgacggaggaagagaggagTCGCTCATCAGCCTGAAGGATGCTCCtgagctgaagacagagagggatggagaggatgctgcatccCATTCAGAGGGCGAAACCAGCCAACAGCAGGACATGGAGATACAAGTcaaagaagaaacagcagctgtggaggacAAAGTCAGAGATG ATTATGAGGAAGACTTTGAAGCAGATGACGAGGGCCCTGTGGAAGATGCTGCggcaagagaaaagaaatcccCGTCTCCATCCAGTGAAACTCAAGAGcaggtgaaagagagagatgccTCTGAGACTGAGGACGACGAGAAGGATG AGGACATAAAGTCTCGTTCAGGCTCCAGCTCCCCGGGCAGCGAACAAGAGGAGAGCGATACTGAAGCTGTCAGAGACTCCAGAGAGGACGAGAAAGCAGACCAACCTCAAGAGGTCCATCAAGAGGAAACTGCTGTTCCACTAGATGAAACAGAACCTGCCACTGAGACGGAGGCTGCTGCGGCAAAagactctgacacacacaacagtgCGGGGGACAGCACAGAGATAGACATCTCTGACACCAACGTTCCCTCGGAGAACAAACAGAGTGACGACACCTCCGGAGACAGAGAGGTTGAGAAAACTGTAGATGAGTGcgaacaggaggaggaacctGAGCGGG CTAAATCTGTACAGGAGAAGCTGGCAGAGGCCATCCTGAAGGAGTCGCACTGCAGCTCTGAGCCTGAACTGAGCGACACAAgtactgaggaggaggaggattccGCAAGTAAAGCTTCAGCACAGGACAACAAGG ATGCAGTTCCAGAGAAATCAGTGGCatgcacagagcagcagcagaccctTGCAGAGGAGACAAAATGTGAGGATGAAGATGTCGGTGGTGAAGCTGAGGCGTTGGTACCAGATCTGGATGAGACGTCTGATCCAAAAGAACAGGAGGTTGAAACCGAACAAAAACCCCAACAGAACGGTGAAGGGAAGGTCAAAACAGATGAGGAGGACGAAAAGGCTGCatcagaagaaaacacaacagagaataACAAATCAGAGGATACAGCTCTGCCTCCTGTATCTGAAGAGGAGATGGCTGAAGATGGCAAGACTTCAGAACCTCAAGAAGATGCAGCAGCGAAACCCAAtgatgctgcagagaaagatgaagaggaacCTGGAGTGGAGGCTGAGGCGCAGCCCGACGAGACGGGGCAAGGGGCACAAACTAGCAAAGAGGATGAGTCATCGGTATCAGGGCCAAATAAAAAGACTGATGAGACAGCAGCGGCAGATAATGCAGAGGCGGAGGCGATGACAGAGAGCGAGACAATGGAGATGAAAGCAGAGCCCTCAGAGGAGCGAGAGGCCCTCGACTGTGAAGAGGCACCTGTAACCgacacagaggagaggcagcagggaGACAGCGAAGACAGAGCAGCATCAGAAACAGAAGTCACAGCGGAGAATTTAAGCAGCTCGCTGGAGGGAAGCGGAGACACCACGGTTGAGAAAACAGCGGAAACAAGTGGGGACAATGCAAAAGATGAGAGCAGTAAAGATGATATTAaagaggagggagcagaggacgtgtcagcagcagaggctAAGGTAGATGATGAGCAACGAGAAAGGTGTGATGAGGGAGAAGTGCAGACAGAAAAATCTGTGGAGTTAGACAATAAGGCAGAGGAGAAATGTGAAGAGGAAGGTAAGGAGGGAGAAAAGCAAACAGACCCAGCTGAGATAACAGAGGGTCACAGTAGTGAGGAAAGCAAAGAAGATGATAAAGAAGAAACACTAGGAGGGGAGAATAGTGAGAGTAAGAAAGTAGAGAGGGTAGAAGATGGGGAAAACACTTCACAGTTGACCAAAAGTGACtcaaacactgaaggaaaggcAAATGAACAAGCAGAGAACACTCCTGGCGAAGAAGTGGCGGTTGAAGAGAAGGAGGACGAATCAGAAAAGACGGAGAAAGATGAAGACAGGGAATGTGTCAAGAACGAAAACGGCGAGCAAGAATCTGAAGAAAAGGCAACGGCGACTGATGCAACTAATGAGGGTGAGAAGATGAGTGAGCCGAACACAGCTGCCAATGAAGGAAAGGATGATGAGCCAGAAAAAGATCAGAATGAGAACAATGCTGAGCAAAGTGAAGCTGCCAAgaatgaggatgatgaagaatCTGAAGAGAAGAAAGTGGCATCTGACGAGACTGCAGCGGGAGCGGAAACGTCCGAGATTGCAGAAGAACCCGAGAAAAGTGCAGAAGCAGACTTTGATAAAGATCATGTGAAAATATCTGATGGCAATATTGTTGAGTCAGAGGACGTCGGTGACTGTGAAGCAGCAAACGCAGCGGATGAGCCCGAGGCGACGCCGAACAACGGGATGGAGGGCGAAGATGTGACGAAAGGCGCTGACAAAGGAGGAGACAACAGTGACAGTGGAAAAATTGATGCTGAGAATGGAGAGATTTCTGCAGGAGCGGAGATCAAAACTCATGAGGACGAGGGAGAAGCTCAAACTGATGGCAAGAATGACGcgaaaacagaagaggaaacagaaaataagatcAAAACTGAGGAAGATGAGAGCACAGAGGTAGAAGAAGTAACTGTGGAGTCAGGAGACGGTGCTGAAAAACACGAAGACAACAAAGTCAGTCAGGGCTCTGACACCGATGTGGTAGAGAGCGGGGCTAAGGAAGGGGACGAGGGTGTGGAAAAGCAAGACGAACCgacagaaaacagctgtgaGCCAGAGACATctggaacagaaacaaaagaggaatCTAAATCAGATGacagaaaggaaggagagaaaagaaatcaagaTGAAAACGGCAACATATCTGATCCTGATCatgtaaacagagagacaggtgTGATCAAAATGAACGATAACCTCCAGGGGAACAACGATGAGGTGATTGTTGCTTCCACAAGTGATCAGGGACAATCTTCAACACCCTTAGATGATACAGCTCCAGACGAATCCAGCGAACCATCTCAGACTGACAAACACCCTCAAGTTGGGGAGAACACTTCTGTCGTTGACCTCTCTGCTGCCACCGATGGAGAAAACGGAGACACGGAAGAGGCGAGCAAGGCCTCGGAGGAAGGAGCGAGTGTGCTGCTCAAACCTCAAGCACAGCCGTCCCCGCTTAGTCAAAACAACAAGACGGAAAACACTGAAGAGGGCGATGCAGTAGGCAAAGAAACCCCAGAGGCCTTAGCAACAGAGGACAGCAAGGATCTGGTCAAAAACTGGGTGACCATGCACCAAAAATCCAAGTTTTTTGAGACGTTTGTTGAACCTTTAGAGGACTTTAAGGAATCAGAAGCGAAGGTGTCCAACCCTGATGAAGAAGCGACTCAACCCACAGTGCCGCAGACATCAGAGAGTCCACTTAAAATGGTAAAGGTGtctgaaaatgcagaaaaagagcaAACAGTGAGAGACATAATTGAGACAAAGGACGAAACAGAAGATGAAGCTGTGGAGAGCAGTCACGCTGAAGATGCAAAGAAAGACCCTGTCGAGGACACTGAAGAGACTGAGGTGCAAGAGCTGATACCAGAAGCAGAGAGTGAACAAAACGATAAAGAGTCTGTGAAAGGGCGAGGCCAAGAAGAGAACAAAGAAAGCGAAGGATCTCTGAAAGAAGATCAAGTTCAAGAGGGTTTAACTCAGAACACAGAGCAAACTGATATTGACAAAACGGAAGTGGAAAGCATTGCAGGCACTCATCATTCAGTCACTAGTGGCAGACGGGAGAGCGTCTCTGAGAACCAAGCCGAGGAGAAAACTACCGATGGGCCGAACGAGCCGGACCTGagtgaaaaccaaacaacagttGAAGAGATCAAAGGTCTTCTACCCTCATCCGAAACAGAAGAGCACCATGAGCATTCGACAGGTCCAGAAGGGCTCGCTGAATTGAAGACAAGTGagctgaaagagacagaaggaacGTGGGAAAGAAGTCGAGAAATTACAGAAATCACCGATTTTACAGAAGATGGGAGCCATGAGGAGTCCCCTCCTGAAGAGACTCGACCCAAACCGTCAGATGAGAGTATCAGCGGAGACAGAGGAGGCGTGCAGCTGATCCGAGACATCCCGCACACTCTCAGCAAAGACCGGCTGAGCACTTTCTCAGTGGACGAAACGTTGTTCGGTCGAAGTTCACATCCTTTGCTGACTGCTGCGAGGACGGAGAGTGGACATTAG
- the erich3 gene encoding glutamate-rich protein 3 isoform X1 — MSHLSPGLISAYNSLTDKHLAGYFSNTRIRRHLHRAGLITRSGRIVPEKEYRHKLMQRAHQRHVRECLAQAIFHKVLEMERVHQIEIKRRLEEFARRERVHKIKVDRCKRYEEDIIRILSPRPPTGARAIRKQHSGPEGEHSESSESVSQNICLNPPGSSRPNTAPGKMQRPVRLKPIHSNSTTASLRRSSPYRPLDSSNENDQPFNCTMESRRRLNTKEASRDISPYCLPVINNFVTPVPPATKRKERGLKVNASGTLRGRRLRPTTASSGADVNEDPPMLRSSVHQSRVAVNMTYFGKSVHLSHDLSDMRDEVKVFQQHCGGENLCVYKGMLREGETFQFISRRHRGYPFSLTFFLNGLQVERLSSCCEFKHRKGSRLGGRHGHFGFSHVERASPCYKCIIAMGLDKKPTPPPKRVREDGGREESLISLKDAPELKTERDGEDAASHSEGETSQQQDMEIQVKEETAAVEDKVRDDYEEDFEADDEGPVEDAAAREKKSPSPSSETQEQVKERDASETEDDEKDEDIKSRSGSSSPGSEQEESDTEAVRDSREDEKADQPQEVHQEETAVPLDETEPATETEAAAAKDSDTHNSAGDSTEIDISDTNVPSENKQSDDTSGDREVEKTVDECEQEEEPERAKSVQEKLAEAILKESHCSSEPELSDTSTEEEEDSASKASAQDNKDAVPEKSVACTEQQQTLAEETKCEDEDVGGEAEALVPDLDETSDPKEQEVETEQKPQQNGEGKVKTDEEDEKAASEENTTENNKSEDTALPPVSEEEMAEDGKTSEPQEDAAAKPNDAAEKDEEEPGVEAEAQPDETGQGAQTSKEDESSVSGPNKKTDETAAADNAEAEAMTESETMEMKAEPSEEREALDCEEAPVTDTEERQQGDSEDRAASETEVTAENLSSSLEGSGDTTVEKTAETSGDNAKDESSKDDIKEEGAEDVSAAEAKVDDEQRERCDEGEVQTEKSVELDNKAEEKCEEEGKEGEKQTDPAEITEGHSSEESKEDDKEETLGGENSESKKVERVEDGENTSQLTKSDSNTEGKANEQAENTPGEEVAVEEKEDESEKTEKDEDRECVKNENGEQESEEKATATDATNEGEKMSEPNTAANEGKDDEPEKDQNENNAEQSEAAKNEDDEESEEKKVASDETAAGAETSEIAEEPEKSAEADFDKDHVKISDGNIVESEDVGDCEAANAADEPEATPNNGMEGEDVTKGADKGGDNSDSGKIDAENGEISAGAEIKTHEDEGEAQTDGKNDAKTEEETENKIKTEEDESTEVEEVTVESGDGAEKHEDNKVSQGSDTDVVESGAKEGDEGVEKQDEPTENSCEPETSGTETKEESKSDDRKEGEKRNQDENGNISDPDHVNRETGVIKMNDNLQGNNDEVIVASTSDQGQSSTPLDDTAPDESSEPSQTDKHPQVGENTSVVDLSAATDGENGDTEEASKASEEGASVLLKPQAQPSPLSQNNKTENTEEGDAVGKETPEALATEDSKDLVKNWVTMHQKSKFFETFVEPLEDFKESEAKVSNPDEEATQPTVPQTSESPLKMVKVSENAEKEQTVRDIIETKDETEDEAVESSHAEDAKKDPVEDTEETEVQELIPEAESEQNDKESVKGRGQEENKESEGSLKEDQVQEGLTQNTEQTDIDKTEVESIAGTHHSVTSGRRESVSENQAEEKTTDGPNEPDLSENQTTVEEIKGLLPSSETEEHHEHSTGPEGLAELKTSELKETEGTWERSREITEITDFTEDGSHEESPPEETRPKPSDESISGDRGGVQLIRDIPHTLSKDRLSTFSVDETLFGRSSHPLLTAARTESGH, encoded by the exons ATGAGTCACCTCAGCCCGGG ACTTATTTCAGCCTACAACAGTCTCACAGACAAGCATCTCGCTGGATACTTCAGCAACACTCGGATCAGGAGACACCTGCACAGAGCCGGACTG ATCACCCGGAGTGGCCGTATTGTTCCAGAGAAGGAGTACAGACACAAGCTGATGCAGAGAGCCCACCAGAGACACGTTCGAGAATGTCTGGCCCAGGCCATTTTCCACAAGGTTCTGGAGATGGAG CGTGTCCACCAAATAGAGATCAAAAGGAGACTGGAGGAGTTTGCAAGGAGGGAAAGAGTGCACAAGATCAAG GTGGATCGTTGTAAAAGGTACGAAGAAGACATCATCCGCATCCTGTCACCACGCCCACCCACGGGTGCCAGAGCCATCCGAAAACAGCACTCTGGGCCAGAGGGGGAGCACTCTGAATCCTCTGAGTCCGTGAGTCAGAACATCTGTCTTAATCCA CCGGGCTCATCTCGACCCAACACGGCTCCGGGGAAGATGCAGAGGCCGGTGCGTCTGAAGCCGATCCACAGTAACAGCACCACCGCGTCGCTCAGGCGCAGCTCCCCTTACAGACCCCTCGATTCCTCCAATGAGAACGACCAGCCATTCAACTGCACT ATGGAGTCCCGCAGACGTTTGAACACAAAGGAGGCCTCTCGAGACATCTCACCCTACTGCCTCCCCGTCATCAACAACTTTGTCACACCAGTGCCTCCAGCCacgaagaggaaggagagggggcTAAAGGTCAATGCCAGCGGCACGCTCAGAGGCCGCAGACTGCGTCCTACCACTGCCTCCAGCGGAGCTGACGTCAATGAG GACCCCCCCATGCTGAGGAGCTCTGTGCACCAGAGCAGAGTTGCTGTGAACATGACGTACTTTGGCAAATCTGTGCATCTCTCCCACGACCTGAGTGACATGAGGGATGAGGTCAAAGTGTTTCAGCAACACTGTGGAGGAGAGAACCTGTGTGTTTACAAGGGCATGCTCCGCGAGGGAG AGACCTTCCAGTTTATCTCCAGGCGACACAGAGGCTACCCTTTCAGTCTGACCTTCTTCCTGAATGGGCTGCAGGTGGAGCGCCTGAGCTCCTGCTGTGAGTTCAAACACAGGAAGGGCTCCAGACTTGGCGGCAGGCACGGACACTTTGGCTTCTCCCATGTAGAGAGGGCCTCCCCCTGCTACAA GTGCATCATAGCTATGGGATTGGATAAAAAGCCCACTCCTCCACCAAAGAGGGTCAGAGAGgacggaggaagagaggagTCGCTCATCAGCCTGAAGGATGCTCCtgagctgaagacagagagggatggagaggatgctgcatccCATTCAGAGGGCGAAACCAGCCAACAGCAGGACATGGAGATACAAGTcaaagaagaaacagcagctgtggaggacAAAGTCAGAGATG ATTATGAGGAAGACTTTGAAGCAGATGACGAGGGCCCTGTGGAAGATGCTGCggcaagagaaaagaaatcccCGTCTCCATCCAGTGAAACTCAAGAGcaggtgaaagagagagatgccTCTGAGACTGAGGACGACGAGAAGGATG AGGACATAAAGTCTCGTTCAGGCTCCAGCTCCCCGGGCAGCGAACAAGAGGAGAGCGATACTGAAGCTGTCAGAGACTCCAGAGAGGACGAGAAAGCAGACCAACCTCAAGAGGTCCATCAAGAGGAAACTGCTGTTCCACTAGATGAAACAGAACCTGCCACTGAGACGGAGGCTGCTGCGGCAAAagactctgacacacacaacagtgCGGGGGACAGCACAGAGATAGACATCTCTGACACCAACGTTCCCTCGGAGAACAAACAGAGTGACGACACCTCCGGAGACAGAGAGGTTGAGAAAACTGTAGATGAGTGcgaacaggaggaggaacctGAGCGGG CTAAATCTGTACAGGAGAAGCTGGCAGAGGCCATCCTGAAGGAGTCGCACTGCAGCTCTGAGCCTGAACTGAGCGACACAAgtactgaggaggaggaggattccGCAAGTAAAGCTTCAGCACAGGACAACAAGG ATGCAGTTCCAGAGAAATCAGTGGCatgcacagagcagcagcagaccctTGCAGAGGAGACAAAATGTGAGGATGAAGATGTCGGTGGTGAAGCTGAGGCGTTGGTACCAGATCTGGATGAGACGTCTGATCCAAAAGAACAGGAGGTTGAAACCGAACAAAAACCCCAACAGAACGGTGAAGGGAAGGTCAAAACAGATGAGGAGGACGAAAAGGCTGCatcagaagaaaacacaacagagaataACAAATCAGAGGATACAGCTCTGCCTCCTGTATCTGAAGAGGAGATGGCTGAAGATGGCAAGACTTCAGAACCTCAAGAAGATGCAGCAGCGAAACCCAAtgatgctgcagagaaagatgaagaggaacCTGGAGTGGAGGCTGAGGCGCAGCCCGACGAGACGGGGCAAGGGGCACAAACTAGCAAAGAGGATGAGTCATCGGTATCAGGGCCAAATAAAAAGACTGATGAGACAGCAGCGGCAGATAATGCAGAGGCGGAGGCGATGACAGAGAGCGAGACAATGGAGATGAAAGCAGAGCCCTCAGAGGAGCGAGAGGCCCTCGACTGTGAAGAGGCACCTGTAACCgacacagaggagaggcagcagggaGACAGCGAAGACAGAGCAGCATCAGAAACAGAAGTCACAGCGGAGAATTTAAGCAGCTCGCTGGAGGGAAGCGGAGACACCACGGTTGAGAAAACAGCGGAAACAAGTGGGGACAATGCAAAAGATGAGAGCAGTAAAGATGATATTAaagaggagggagcagaggacgtgtcagcagcagaggctAAGGTAGATGATGAGCAACGAGAAAGGTGTGATGAGGGAGAAGTGCAGACAGAAAAATCTGTGGAGTTAGACAATAAGGCAGAGGAGAAATGTGAAGAGGAAGGTAAGGAGGGAGAAAAGCAAACAGACCCAGCTGAGATAACAGAGGGTCACAGTAGTGAGGAAAGCAAAGAAGATGATAAAGAAGAAACACTAGGAGGGGAGAATAGTGAGAGTAAGAAAGTAGAGAGGGTAGAAGATGGGGAAAACACTTCACAGTTGACCAAAAGTGACtcaaacactgaaggaaaggcAAATGAACAAGCAGAGAACACTCCTGGCGAAGAAGTGGCGGTTGAAGAGAAGGAGGACGAATCAGAAAAGACGGAGAAAGATGAAGACAGGGAATGTGTCAAGAACGAAAACGGCGAGCAAGAATCTGAAGAAAAGGCAACGGCGACTGATGCAACTAATGAGGGTGAGAAGATGAGTGAGCCGAACACAGCTGCCAATGAAGGAAAGGATGATGAGCCAGAAAAAGATCAGAATGAGAACAATGCTGAGCAAAGTGAAGCTGCCAAgaatgaggatgatgaagaatCTGAAGAGAAGAAAGTGGCATCTGACGAGACTGCAGCGGGAGCGGAAACGTCCGAGATTGCAGAAGAACCCGAGAAAAGTGCAGAAGCAGACTTTGATAAAGATCATGTGAAAATATCTGATGGCAATATTGTTGAGTCAGAGGACGTCGGTGACTGTGAAGCAGCAAACGCAGCGGATGAGCCCGAGGCGACGCCGAACAACGGGATGGAGGGCGAAGATGTGACGAAAGGCGCTGACAAAGGAGGAGACAACAGTGACAGTGGAAAAATTGATGCTGAGAATGGAGAGATTTCTGCAGGAGCGGAGATCAAAACTCATGAGGACGAGGGAGAAGCTCAAACTGATGGCAAGAATGACGcgaaaacagaagaggaaacagaaaataagatcAAAACTGAGGAAGATGAGAGCACAGAGGTAGAAGAAGTAACTGTGGAGTCAGGAGACGGTGCTGAAAAACACGAAGACAACAAAGTCAGTCAGGGCTCTGACACCGATGTGGTAGAGAGCGGGGCTAAGGAAGGGGACGAGGGTGTGGAAAAGCAAGACGAACCgacagaaaacagctgtgaGCCAGAGACATctggaacagaaacaaaagaggaatCTAAATCAGATGacagaaaggaaggagagaaaagaaatcaagaTGAAAACGGCAACATATCTGATCCTGATCatgtaaacagagagacaggtgTGATCAAAATGAACGATAACCTCCAGGGGAACAACGATGAGGTGATTGTTGCTTCCACAAGTGATCAGGGACAATCTTCAACACCCTTAGATGATACAGCTCCAGACGAATCCAGCGAACCATCTCAGACTGACAAACACCCTCAAGTTGGGGAGAACACTTCTGTCGTTGACCTCTCTGCTGCCACCGATGGAGAAAACGGAGACACGGAAGAGGCGAGCAAGGCCTCGGAGGAAGGAGCGAGTGTGCTGCTCAAACCTCAAGCACAGCCGTCCCCGCTTAGTCAAAACAACAAGACGGAAAACACTGAAGAGGGCGATGCAGTAGGCAAAGAAACCCCAGAGGCCTTAGCAACAGAGGACAGCAAGGATCTGGTCAAAAACTGGGTGACCATGCACCAAAAATCCAAGTTTTTTGAGACGTTTGTTGAACCTTTAGAGGACTTTAAGGAATCAGAAGCGAAGGTGTCCAACCCTGATGAAGAAGCGACTCAACCCACAGTGCCGCAGACATCAGAGAGTCCACTTAAAATGGTAAAGGTGtctgaaaatgcagaaaaagagcaAACAGTGAGAGACATAATTGAGACAAAGGACGAAACAGAAGATGAAGCTGTGGAGAGCAGTCACGCTGAAGATGCAAAGAAAGACCCTGTCGAGGACACTGAAGAGACTGAGGTGCAAGAGCTGATACCAGAAGCAGAGAGTGAACAAAACGATAAAGAGTCTGTGAAAGGGCGAGGCCAAGAAGAGAACAAAGAAAGCGAAGGATCTCTGAAAGAAGATCAAGTTCAAGAGGGTTTAACTCAGAACACAGAGCAAACTGATATTGACAAAACGGAAGTGGAAAGCATTGCAGGCACTCATCATTCAGTCACTAGTGGCAGACGGGAGAGCGTCTCTGAGAACCAAGCCGAGGAGAAAACTACCGATGGGCCGAACGAGCCGGACCTGagtgaaaaccaaacaacagttGAAGAGATCAAAGGTCTTCTACCCTCATCCGAAACAGAAGAGCACCATGAGCATTCGACAGGTCCAGAAGGGCTCGCTGAATTGAAGACAAGTGagctgaaagagacagaaggaacGTGGGAAAGAAGTCGAGAAATTACAGAAATCACCGATTTTACAGAAGATGGGAGCCATGAGGAGTCCCCTCCTGAAGAGACTCGACCCAAACCGTCAGATGAGAGTATCAGCGGAGACAGAGGAGGCGTGCAGCTGATCCGAGACATCCCGCACACTCTCAGCAAAGACCGGCTGAGCACTTTCTCAGTGGACGAAACGTTGTTCGGTCGAAGTTCACATCCTTTGCTGACTGCTGCGAGGACGGAGAGTGGACATTAG